gcctctgccttccagagtgctgggattgcagggctgcgccatcacacctggctctgTCTATGAATTCCACGTGGACTAGCTTCAAGCTCACTATGTAACTTCGGACGACCCGAACttgggatcctcttgcctccacctcccaagtgctgggattacagtgtgcccagccatgcctggcttctgggTGCCAAGTTGGAGCCTGGCCCTTCATTCACACTAGGCAtgtgctctacccactgagccataccccagcccATCATTTCCTGGTACTTGTCCCTTCTGTCCCCACTATGGTGGAGCATGGACTTTGTTTTCTTCCCCAGAGCGTGGCTGAGCTAGAGATGAGCATAGTGGACTTGTGCTCTTTTCCCTCAGGGGCATGGACCCACCCGGACAGATACACATCCCATTCCTCCCTCTGTGGAAGGAGGTGGGGTTGGATCCTGAACGCTGACTGTCCTGAGGCCTTGTGACCAGGGCTAGTAATGGCCTCTCCAGATGTCTATTTACCCACTTACGGAATGGGCATAGTTGCTGAGCTTAACCAATAGGAAAAAGAAACATGTAAAGGCTACAAAAAGGCAGTTCACGTAAGAGAAGACACAAGGAGCAAACCCCACACAGAAGGATGTGCCAAAGCGGAGaaatagaggctggagagatggctcagtggttaagagcactggctgctcttcctgaggacctgagttcaattccagaagATGTGATGActtccagcctctgtgggcaccaggcctacacgcaggcaaagcacccatacacataaaaataaaaaagtaagctAGCTGGGTGGTGgccacatctttagtcccagcactcgggaggcaggggcagacagatccctatgagtttgaggccagcctggtctacagagtgagtgcagccagggctacacagagaaaccctgtctcaaaaaactaattaAAGATTAAAACTAAAGCAGACGGGCAGACGTGCTGATTTAACACAGCCACCTCACACCAGGAGATCGTCAAAATGAACGTGACTGGAAGATGTGCTGAGGCATGCCTGCGGTTCCAAACTCCtgaggctgaggcgggaggatctCCAGCTGCAGGCTGATGTGGGTTATAGAACGTGTTCATGGCCAGCTCAGCTACCCCGGGACAGCCTGTCTCTAACAGGGGTTGTTGTTGTTAGCAAACCTTATTGAGACAGGGATccctggcccaggctggcctggaactcactcactgGGTACGCCAGGCTGGAGATCTGCCCACCCACGCCTCCCTGGCTTTtcccaccacgcctggcttctaCATACTTATTAGtgatccaaattcaggtcctcggGCTTGCGCAGCAGCAGACTCTCCAATCCCCCATCTCAAGATGACTTCTTcagagtgtgtgtggtgtgaggcaTGCACAAGCAGTGCCGCACGTGGGGAGACCCTCCTGAGGTGCCCCGGGCTGTTGCCGCCACTTCATACAGCACGGTGGCTGGCCCTGGGGCTTCCAGGGCCGCTCCTGCCTGCGTCTCCCGCTGCCTTACAGCACTGGACACACACGGGGACGCTGAGCGGGGCTTTGCAAGGGCTCTGAGAACCGGAACTCACACCCTGGAACAGGAGCTTGATACACACAGCCAGCCAGGCAGCCTCGATCTTCACTTGCCCTTTTTACGAAAACATAAAATGATGTCCAAATATAACACAAAGGTCAGAGTTCCTGAAGAAAAAGTCAGGGGTCATGAAGTGAGGTTAAAATTCAACCTGGGACCCACCACCTGTGCACATTGCCAGTCCACAGCAAACCGAAGGTGCTTCCTACATGCCTCTTGAAAGAAAAAGGATCACAACTCTCATTTTAAGGCAGAACAGGAACCCAGGGAGTATGTAACATTGTGCATTTATTTACAAAGAGGTTAGAGAGACACAGAATCTGGCCCCCCATGCACCGGGGAGTCACCATTGTCATAATAAATACAGTGATTCCtttaatcaaaaacaaaacaaaacaaaacaaaaaaaaaaacaaaaaacaaaaacaaaacaacaataaaacaaataaaaaaccccaCTGGATTGGAACAGCTGAGGGTCATTCAGCTTCCCCGACTCCCCGCGGGGAGAGGCACCAGATTGAAaccatcttccttcctctctaaCCTGCCAATCCTCCATCACTGTCCAGGGATGGAGCAGAAAGAGTCCTTTTCCAGGTGTTGGCAACTCCTACTTGACCCTCAAAGCCCCTAAGACAGTGCCACTTCCTCTTCCAGGGCACTCTGCAGGCATGACCTGAGTCAGACAGTCTCTGACCCGGGGCCCCAGGGGTATCCTAAGGGTCCGCGGACATGGAGGGGGCACTTTGTGAATGAGAAGGGAGCCCTTTCTGGGCAaggaaaggaggaatgagaaggctACGTGAGAGAAGTGAGGAGAAAACAGACTAAGCTTCTCAAACTAAAaggggggttggggggtggaACTGAATGGAATTACGGCTTTTGCATACATGGACACCCATTGTACAGATGGGGAGAGTGAGGCCCAAAGAGGGGCGCCTTCTGGTCCACGACGTTAAAAACCAGCTGTACTGGGCCAATCTGGGCACCTCCCAGCGAGGAGAGAGGGGCAGCCTCTCCAGGACGGCTATGGATGGCGGGCAGTGAGTGAGGAGGGTCTTTGGAAGCAGAGAAAACCGGTGGTCTTTGGAAGGTGGGTGTGGAGGGGCTCAAGGATGAgaagggggtgggtgggtgaagaggccatggaggtggGAGCCCAAGCCCATCCCCCCCCAACTCACACAGTCGTCATGACCTTCAGAGAACCCGACCGGAACCGCAGGATCTTTTTCTTCAGCGCGTGGGATGCCTTGATCTTCACGAAGACCTTGGCCGGCCCCGCCGGGGTCGCTCCACTCGCCACACCCCCCGGCCCCGACGGCGAGGCCCCGGCGGCCGCCACCAGCTGCTGCGGCCACACGAGGCCTCCGCTGCCGTCGGAGTCGCTGGAGGCGGAGCTGAAGGCAGGCGACTCGCCATCGCTGGCACTCGACTCGCTCTCGCCGTAGCCCCCGGGGGCGCATCCGGACGGCATCCGACGGCCCAGTGGCACGGGCCGCCCTGCCGCTGAGCACTCGGAGTCGCTGCCCGCGCAACCGTACAGTAGCCGGCGCGGGGGCGCGGATGGCGAGGGCGCAGGGCCGCGCGGGGCGGGCACGCGGCCGCGGGCACGTCGGCCTTCGGGCGAGTCGATCTCGGCCGTGGAGCGCCATCGACGGCAGGCCTGGACGGTGGGCGTGGGCGCGGGGCCGCGCCGGGGCCTTGGTGGTCGGGGCTCGTCCCGCTCGGCCGTGGGGTACTTGGGAGGCGGAGCGGCGTGCGCGCGGCCCAGCAGGCTGGTCTCGGACTGCGAGCGCGCCGCCTTGCGCGCCCTCGGCGATCCCCGACGCCCAGGCGGCTCTGCCAGGCGGCCCCGACGGCCCGCGGCGCGCGGCCGCTCCCTGGGCGGGGACTGCTCCACGCTGCGCCCTCGCGTGAGCGGCGGAGCCCGGCGGCGCGCGGCGCGGCCCGGGAGGCCCCTGGAGGCCGCGGGCGCGCCGGGGATGTACTGTGCCTTCACCAGGCGTCCCTCCGCCGGGCTGGAGGGCGGCGACGGGGCGGCCGGAGGCGCGGGTTCGGGCGGAACCTCCGCCTCCCACGCCCAGGCGCGCTCCGTCGACGGCTCCCGCGCGGGTCGCGCGCCGCCGGGGGGCGGGGACGCTTCGGGCGGCCGCGGGCGCGCGCCGTTTTGGCGTCGCGCGCCCCCGTCCGCACCCCCGGGACTCGTGCGCGGTTGACCCGCCCCCCGGCGGCGACGCCTGCGCAGGAGCGCCGAGATGTAGCCATCCAGGGGTCGGCTAGCCGCCCCGTCGGGGGAGCCGCACGGTACGCGTCCGCTCGGCCGTGGGCTGCGCAGAGCCACCGCGTGCAGCGGGCTGGGCGTCAGGAAGGGCCCCGCGCGCGCACGCCGCTCTGCGGAGGAGCAGGCCTCCGCTCCGGCTGCCCCCGACGGGTAGGGAGCTGAGAAGGATCGAGGCACCGCAGCCCGGGCGCCCACTGACTCCGGAGCACTGGGACTGGCGTCGCCTGCggaagagaagcagaggaagagagaggaggggctctCAAAGGCCTTTCTTAGCCTAGAAATGAAgcagctgaggcaagaggatcacctCCAGTtttgggccagcctgagctatggaaCACCTTAATAgtgtacaataaataaatacataaataaataaatagatagataaatgatctGGTGGTGCATGTCCATGATCCAGTTATGGGGCAACTTAATAGtgtacaataaataaacaaataacgggcttggtggtgcacatccGTGATCCATCTCAGAactgaggaggtggaggccaCTCTCAGCCACTTCGCATGTTGGAGGCACCTCCcaccctcaaaaaacaaaaacaaatctaagTTGGACAAAGTGATACAAGCTTGTTGTCTCAGCGCTGGGCAGATGGAGGTAGGAGAGGCGGGGGTTTAAGGTCACCCCCAGCCATACAGCAAGTCTGTGGCCAGCCTGCGCTACATGAGAGCCTCCTTCAAACAAACAACAGTTAAGCGAGGTGTGGTGGCCCACGTTTGTAATGCTGAGGAGACTGCAGAGAAGCGCTCCAGGTCCCGGGCCAGCCAGCCGGGGCTACAGAAAAAGACCAGAATAAGAGCCGGTGgtgctttaatcctagcatttgggaggcagaggcaggcaaaactctgagttcaaggccagcctggtctacggaggaATAAAATCAAAGCTGCTGAGAACCCAGCCTGAATAGGGCAAACTACTCCCTGAAGACCCTGCCCCACTCATACCCTTTTACGTGGTTCATGACAAAATCTCTTCAAGACTTCATCACTTGCCTTGCTCTGATCTCTCTCACCCCTCTGTTTACCCTGCACATTCGTATTTTTGCATCTGCAGCTGCACTGACCTCCCAAGAAGCCCCAAATTGCCAGGCTCTGATCTTGGGGTCTTTGTGATTTCTGCTTTCTGGCCTCTTCCTCCGGGATATCAATCAGCTTGGCCTATGTTCTCACATCTCTCAGATGTCAAGGGCTCAGTGAAGCTTTCCCTGTCTGTATTTTCTAAAGCCAGTTTTCTCTTGAGGCCAggtttggtggtgcatgcctctcctccctccaatCTTGGGAGGCTCATGTAGGTTTGAAGCCGGCctggtatatttagtgagtaacAGGattgccagggctacataatagagatatccctgtctcaaaaaaggagaaggaggagaggaagaagagaaaagaaaaaaagaaattcaagggGCCctcactggcttggaactcactatgtacacaaggctggccttgaactcccagagacctGCTGCCTATCAGCCTTCCAAGTGAATGCTTAGTTTAAAGGTATGCATTGCTatggcaggcttttttttttttttttttttttttttttttttgagacagggtttctctgtagccttggctgtcctggaactcactctctagaccaggctggcctcaaacttacagagatccacctacctctgcctcccgagtgctgggattaaagacgtgcatgTACCAACACTACTCATACCCAgcatctcttttccttccttccttccttccttccttccttccttccttcctccctccctccctcccttccgtttgttttcttttctctctctctctttttttttttttggtgtttgaaacagggtctctctacagagcaatggctgccctggaactctctctgtagaccaggctggccttgaactcacagagctctgtctgcctctgtctctgcctctgcctccaagcgcTAGGATTGAAAGCATGGGCCACTATGCCTTGCCGCCCGCATGCAGTATAGACACGTAGGACCCCGCATTAGCTGAACTGAAGCCCAGAAGGAAGagagatgctaaaaccataccaAGACCGACGGTCTCGGCCAGCACCGGAAGTCCAAAGTGGACTCGATGCTCAGAGCCATCCTCTGGCTGTCATAGGGCCCCACCATCTAACGTACCTAGGGACTTGGGTCTCTCGCTGGCATAGAGGCCCCGAGGGTCCGAGGGGCCCAGGCGTCCATAGGAGCCAGACCCGGAGAAGCTACTATCCCCGCAGAAGGTAGAGGGTGGCGAATCGGGGCCTCCGGTGGAACTGGGGTCTTCATAGAAGCCTGGATTCCAGGGAGAAGTTGAGACAATTAGGGGACCTGGGGTGAAGGAGGGAAGAGGTGGGTCTGGGAGAGACAGGGGCTGCTTGAGGGACAGAGGACACTGAGAAAGACCCCACCCCTCACCTGAGCTGCGCCCACTCTCCTGGTCCAGGCCGCCAGACTCTAGACTCAGATCTCCCAGCTGCTGGCTCAGGTCCCAGACGAGCCCAGGCAGGGCTTCCTGAAGCACAAGGAGGACAGAGTGGTCAGAAGGCTCTGGAGCCCACCTGCCTCCTCTTCATGAACCCCGAGGCCTGGCAGATTTCCTCTTGGAAATGCCGGCTCTCTGTCCCTCGGCTGTTAGCAAGTCC
This is a stretch of genomic DNA from Meriones unguiculatus strain TT.TT164.6M chromosome 1, Bangor_MerUng_6.1, whole genome shotgun sequence. It encodes these proteins:
- the Dact3 gene encoding dapper homolog 3 isoform X2; this encodes MVGRQPGRALRVALAAREAGVPRAAGAAAGPARDGGRRGRGRGGRRGGRGCGSGAQGRGSPGGAAGEGSPEALPGLVWDLSQQLGDLSLESGGLDQESGRSSGFYEDPSSTGGPDSPPSTFCGDSSFSGSGSYGRLGPSDPRGLYASERPKSLGDASPSAPESVGARAAVPRSFSAPYPSGAAGAEACSSAERRARAGPFLTPSPLHAVALRSPRPSGRVPCGSPDGAASRPLDGYISALLRRRRRRGAGQPRTSPGGADGGARRQNGARPRPPEASPPPGGARPAREPSTERAWAWEAEVPPEPAPPAAPSPPSSPAEGRLVKAQYIPGAPAASRGLPGRAARRRAPPLTRGRSVEQSPPRERPRAAGRRGRLAEPPGRRGSPRARKAARSQSETSLLGRAHAAPPPKYPTAERDEPRPPRPRRGPAPTPTVQACRRWRSTAEIDSPEGRRARGRVPAPRGPAPSPSAPPRRLLYGCAGSDSECSAAGRPVPLGRRMPSGCAPGGYGESESSASDGESPAFSSASSDSDGSGGLVWPQQLVAAAGASPSGPGGVASGATPAGPAKVFVKIKASHALKKKILRFRSGSLKVMTTV
- the Dact3 gene encoding dapper homolog 3 isoform X1; its protein translation is MIRAFSFPVSPERGRLRGWLEGSLAGLCELHWLRERQEYRVQQALRLAQPGMGGAEAEDEEDAEEDEDAAAARRAAAALEEQLEALPGLVWDLSQQLGDLSLESGGLDQESGRSSGFYEDPSSTGGPDSPPSTFCGDSSFSGSGSYGRLGPSDPRGLYASERPKSLGDASPSAPESVGARAAVPRSFSAPYPSGAAGAEACSSAERRARAGPFLTPSPLHAVALRSPRPSGRVPCGSPDGAASRPLDGYISALLRRRRRRGAGQPRTSPGGADGGARRQNGARPRPPEASPPPGGARPAREPSTERAWAWEAEVPPEPAPPAAPSPPSSPAEGRLVKAQYIPGAPAASRGLPGRAARRRAPPLTRGRSVEQSPPRERPRAAGRRGRLAEPPGRRGSPRARKAARSQSETSLLGRAHAAPPPKYPTAERDEPRPPRPRRGPAPTPTVQACRRWRSTAEIDSPEGRRARGRVPAPRGPAPSPSAPPRRLLYGCAGSDSECSAAGRPVPLGRRMPSGCAPGGYGESESSASDGESPAFSSASSDSDGSGGLVWPQQLVAAAGASPSGPGGVASGATPAGPAKVFVKIKASHALKKKILRFRSGSLKVMTTV